In Carassius gibelio isolate Cgi1373 ecotype wild population from Czech Republic chromosome B13, carGib1.2-hapl.c, whole genome shotgun sequence, one genomic interval encodes:
- the LOC127970317 gene encoding rab11 family-interacting protein 2, which yields MSLGEQSQKWFPTHVQATVLQATDLQPKGKNGTNDAYTIIQLGKEKYSTSVAEKTLSAVWREEASFELPGLLMESNPEVYELCLTVMHRSLVGLDKFLGQTIINLNEIFDNKERRKTDWYTLDSRPGKKRKDRGKIQVSIQFMRNNMTASMFDLSMRDKPRSPFSKLKEKMKGRKHDGTFSDTSSAILPRSGLSETDSLPDPHPHPQAAPSPKPKRSLLIGAQKLSTAHSMSDLIGTHFRPKLDSMNSIEEKGVAASHRHSQSDGYGCPTSDVPCDPFSDIGDNMPQKFATLPRNHNPFEENQGTLLGAEKREKKEKVGLLGRVTGKKEGKKTAAGTRTGSSGDLRSPNPFTSETSSETNPFLSHYRSSDNMRNPTSTEDLTQRFQTSPEKKHGMKSAREHEPEHLQVNMAAYSNLSFEEVVQELIKQKEVVRKKDAHIRELEDYIDNLLVRVMEETPSILRTPYEAKRKAGKISKK from the exons ATGTCATTGGGCGAACAGTCACAGAAGTGGTTTCCAACTCACGTCCAAGCCACTGTTCTTCAAGCCACAGACCTGCAACCAAAGGGCAAGAATGGCACCAATGATGCCTACACCATCATCCAGCTGGGCAAAGAGAAGTACTCCACATCAGTGGCGGAGAAGACCCTCAGCGCGGTGTGGAGGGAAGAGGCTTCATTTGAACTGCCAGGGCTGCTGATGGAGAGCAACCCAGAGGTGTATGAGCTCTGCCTCACAGTCATGCACCGGTCTCTGGTTGGATTGGATAAGTTTCTGGGCCAAACAATCATCAACTTAAATGAGATATTTGACAACAAGGAACGGAGGAAAACTGA CTGGTACACGCTAGACTCACGGCCTGGTAAGAAGAGGAAAGACCGAGGCAAGATTCAAGTTAGCATCCAGTTCATGCGGAACAACATGACCGCCAGCATGTTCGATTTGTCTATGCGAGACAAACCCAGATCACCGTTTTCCAAGCTCAAGGAAAAGATGAAGGGTCGCAAGCATGACGGCACCTTTTCAGACACGTCTTCCGCCATCCTTCCACGCTCAGGACTGAGCGAGACTGATTCTCTGCCAGACCCGCACCCTCACCCACAGGCTGCACCCTCACCCAAGCCAAAACGCTCGCTGCTCATTGGCGCGCAGAAACTTTCTACTGCTCACTCCATGTCTGATCTGATAGGAACTCACTTCAGGCCCAAACTCGACTCCATGAACTCTATTGAGGAGAAAG GGGTTGCTGCATCTCACAGACACTCTCAGAGCGATGGATATGGTTGCCCAACCAGCGACGTTCCATGTGACCCCTTTTCCGACATTGGAGACAACATGCCCCAGAAATTCGCCACTCTCCCACGCAACCACAATCCCTTCGAGGAAAATCAGGGGACGCTGTTGGGGGCTGAGAAGAGAGAGAAGAAGGAGAAGGTCGGTCTTCTGGGCAGAGTGACTGGGAAAAAGGAAGGTAAGAAAACGGCTGCTGGAACGCGAACAGGAAGCTCTGGAGACCTGCGATCTCCAAACCCCTTTACCAGTGAAACCTCAAGTGAAACCAACCCTTTCCTCTCACACTACAGATCCAG TGACAACATGAGAAACCCCACTAGTACTGAGGACCTTACACAGAGATTCCAAACCTCTCCTGAAAAGAAGCATGGCATGAAAAGTGCAAGAGAGCAT GAGCCTGAACATCTGCAGGTGAATATGGCGGCCTACAGCAATCTCTCCTTTGAAGAAGTTGTGCAAGAGCTCATCAAGCAGAAAGAGGTGGTGAGAAAGAAAGATGCTCATATTCGGGAGCTGGAGGACTACATTGATAACCTGCTGGTCAGGGTAATGGAAGAGACACCCAGCATCCTGAGAACACCCTATGAGGCCAAGAGAAAAGCTGGGAAGATCTCGAAAAAGTAA